The Pseudomonas sp. SCA2728.1_7 DNA segment ACCCGCACATGACCGTAAAGAAAAACATGTCCTTCGCCCTCGATCTGGCCGGCGTGCCGAAAGCCGAAGTCGAGAAAAAAGTCGGCGAAGCGGCGCGGATTCTCGAACTCGGGCCGATGCTTGAGCGCAAGCCGAAACAGCTTTCCGGTGGTCAGCGTCAGCGGGTGGCGATTGGTCGCGCGATCGTGCGCAATCCGAAAATCTTCCTGTTCGACGAACCGCTGTCCAACCTCGACGCCGCGCTGCGCGTGCAGATGCGCCTCGAGCTGCTGCGTCTGCACAAGGATCTGCAAGCGACGATGATCTACGTGACCCACGATCAGGTCGAAGCGATGACCATGGCCGATAAAGTCGTGGTGCTCAATGGCGGCAAGATCGAACAGGTCGGCTCGCCGCTGGACCTGTATCACAACCCGGCGAACCTGTTCGTCGCGGGGTTCCTCGGCACGCCGAAAATGGGCTTCCTCAAAGGCAAGATTGCCCGCGTCGATGGCCAGAGCTGCGAAGTCTCGCTGGACGCCGGTACGCGCATCACCCTGCCGTTCAACGCCGCCAACCTCAGTGTCGGCAGCGCCGTGACCCTGGGCATTCGCCCGGAACATCTGGAACTGGCGCAACCCGGTGATTGCACCCTGCAAGTCACCGCTGACGTCAGCGAACGCCTGGGCAGCGACACCTTCTGCCACGTCACCACCAACGCCGGCGAAGCCCTGACCATGCGCGTGCGCGGTGATCTGGCCAGCCGTTACGGCGAACAATTGAGCCTGCACCTGGACGCGGCTCAGTGCCATTTATTCGATGCCGAAGGTATCGCGTTGACCCGTCCTCTGCGTGCTGCGGCCTGACTTCGAGAACTCCCGATGAAACTCAATCAACAGAATCTCCATCGTCTGGCCAGCGAAGTGCAATTGCCGGCCTACAGCCTCAACGACACGCGCCAGGGCATCGCCCACATTGGCGTCGGCGGTTTTCACCGCGCGCATCAGGCGTATTACACCGACGCCCTGATGAACACCGGCGAAGCGCTCGACTGGGCCATTTGCGGAGTTGGCCTGCGTGCCGAAGACCGCCGCGCCCGCGACGATCTCAAGGAGCAGGATTACCTGTTCACCCTGTTCGAACTCGGTGACAGCGACGACACCGAAGTGCGCGTGATCGGCGCGATTCGCGACATGCTGCTGGCCGAGGACGGCGCCCAGGCGCTGATCGACAAACTCGCCGACCCGCAAATCCGTATCGTCTCGCTGACCATCACCGAGGGTGGATATTGCATCGACGACAGCAACGGCGAATTCATGGCGCACCTGCCACAGATTCAGCACGATCTGGCTAACCCGGATACGCCGAAAACCGTGTTCGGCTTTTTGTGTGCAGCCCTGGAAAAACGCCGGGCGGCGGGCATCCCGGCGTTTACCGTGATGTCGTGCGATAACCTGCCACACAACGGCGCCGTGACGCGCAAGGCGCTGCTGGCCTTTGCCACGCTGCGCAATAGCAATCTGTGCAGTTGGATCGACGCCAACGTCAGTTTCCCCAACGCCATGGTCGACCGCATCACTCCCATGACCAGCACCGCGCATCGCCTGCAACTGGCCGATAAACACGGCGTCGACGATGCCTGGCCGGTGGTCTGCGAGCCGTTCGTGCAGTGGGTGCTGGAGGACAAATTCGTCAACGGCCGCCCGGCTTGGGAAAAGGTCGGCGTGCAGTTCACCGACGATGTTTCGCCGTATGAAGAGATGAAAATCAAACTGCTCAACGGCAGCCACCTGGCGCTGACCTATCTGGGCTTTTTGAAGGGTTATCGGTTTGTGCACGAGACCATGAATGACCCGCTGTTCGTGCGCTATATGCGTGCTTATATGGATCTCGACGTGACCCCGCAACTGGCGCCGGTGCCGGGCATTGATCTGACCGAATACAAAAACACCCTGGTGGCGCGGTTTTCCAATCAGGCGATTGCCGATCAACTGGAGCGGGTGTGTTCGGACGGTTCGTCGAAGTTTCCCAAGTTCACCATTCCTACCATCAACCGGTTGATTGCCGAT contains these protein-coding regions:
- the ugpC gene encoding sn-glycerol-3-phosphate ABC transporter ATP-binding protein UgpC, with the translated sequence MANLKIKNLQKGFEGFSIIKGIDLEVNDKEFVVFVGPSGCGKSTLLRLIAGLEEVSDGTIELDGRDITEVSPAKRDLAMVFQTYALYPHMTVKKNMSFALDLAGVPKAEVEKKVGEAARILELGPMLERKPKQLSGGQRQRVAIGRAIVRNPKIFLFDEPLSNLDAALRVQMRLELLRLHKDLQATMIYVTHDQVEAMTMADKVVVLNGGKIEQVGSPLDLYHNPANLFVAGFLGTPKMGFLKGKIARVDGQSCEVSLDAGTRITLPFNAANLSVGSAVTLGIRPEHLELAQPGDCTLQVTADVSERLGSDTFCHVTTNAGEALTMRVRGDLASRYGEQLSLHLDAAQCHLFDAEGIALTRPLRAAA
- a CDS encoding mannitol dehydrogenase family protein — translated: MKLNQQNLHRLASEVQLPAYSLNDTRQGIAHIGVGGFHRAHQAYYTDALMNTGEALDWAICGVGLRAEDRRARDDLKEQDYLFTLFELGDSDDTEVRVIGAIRDMLLAEDGAQALIDKLADPQIRIVSLTITEGGYCIDDSNGEFMAHLPQIQHDLANPDTPKTVFGFLCAALEKRRAAGIPAFTVMSCDNLPHNGAVTRKALLAFATLRNSNLCSWIDANVSFPNAMVDRITPMTSTAHRLQLADKHGVDDAWPVVCEPFVQWVLEDKFVNGRPAWEKVGVQFTDDVSPYEEMKIKLLNGSHLALTYLGFLKGYRFVHETMNDPLFVRYMRAYMDLDVTPQLAPVPGIDLTEYKNTLVARFSNQAIADQLERVCSDGSSKFPKFTIPTINRLIADGQETKRAALVVAAWALYLKGVDENGDTYSIPDPRAAFCQALVADDALITQRLLAVEEIFGTAIPRSAEFVAAFEWCCNSLREQGVTRTLQRILD